TCTAAAGTAATCTGTGAGTATTTTTTCATATTTTTACTAGTAAGTAGCGATGATAAGAGTGCTATACTTCCCTAAATCCTTTCGGGCGACTATCTTAACGGTAGTCGCTTTGTTTTATTATGTCTATCAAATAGTGCTGTAGTGAATTGTTATAGTTAGTATTATATTTCAAAGAGACATGGCATTTCATTCCATAGTATTTGGTCCTATTGAGAATCGAAAGTACTATTAACATTAATATTATAGAATCTGTTATGGTTGATAAAAGCTTATTTTTGTTATAGACTTTATATAGTGTTAAATGTCCTCTCCACTTACCTTTCTTAAGACATATGGAACTTAGAGGGGATATTTCTTCCCGTAAATTGTTATGTTGAATAAATTTTCTTACCCATTTCAATTTATTTAGCGATTCCTCATTAAAGTTAAAACGGGAAGATAAGTAAGACTGTAGAAGTAGTTAGATAAGATTAGCCACTTCTACAGTTTTATTATTTTAAGTTTGAGTGTAATATAGTTATATAGTAAATATTAGAGTATAACTATCTTATATTAAAGGTTTTATACATCTCAAAATAGAAGAATGCTATTATAATATTCAGTTAACGTTGTCGACACTATTTTATTGCGTCATGTTATTTATTTGCAATTTTTATATTTTCCCACTAAGATAGTCAATAAGAAGGATATATGTTCTGTTTTCCTTTCCCAAAAATAGTCAGCCTTTTTTCATACTAGTCGAAACGAAAACTGGATATAGCTTCCTATATATCCTTCAAAAATTCAATGTCAGATTAGTTATTATCTGTACAGCTAACATTCTCCTTGCTGAGATTTTAATTTTTAGGGAAGCTAATTAAGTTGTAGAAGTACGCTTTCAGCTACTTCTGCATCTTTTTCTATTTTTATAAGCTTATCGCCGGATAGCTATTTTACCGCACTTAGGCCATAGTGTGTGGTGAGATAGCTATTTTTATTTAGAAAGGAGATATAATGATGCAAGTCGTAGTTGTTACTTTAATAGCTGGATTGTCTGATGGACTGAATCCAATTGCTCTCATTCAGCAGTTCATTCTACAGTCAAAAACTAAATCTAAACATAGTATCCTATATTATATTTTTGGGATTGGGATTACTAATTTTATTTTCGGTTGTCTGTATTATTTTGGGTTAGCACAAATAATAGCCGATATTGGCCTGACGTTACATCAAAAGTTTCCTTTATTTCTACCGATCATACTGCTATTTTTAGGCTTTTACTTAATGCGCAAGGCGTACCAAATGTATTTTAAGACGAATAAAAAAGAAAAAATTTCAAATGAATCTATTAGTAAAACTGAAGGGGGAAAGTTAAATCCAATTCAATTGTTTCTGACAGGAGTTATATCCTGCTTAGCTGAATTAACCTCAGCGGCTCCCTATATTGCGTATTTAACCTACTTAATTTTTATTGATATTAATCCCGCTTTTGCTTTTTTATTAATACTTTTTTATAATTTATTTTTATTTAACTGGCCTTTATTTTTAATGTATTTTGCTTCAGTATTTTTTCATTCTTCTTTGCTTAGAATTTATAACAAGATTTCAGGTGTATTGGATTTCTTTATTAATAAGATTTTACCAATCTTGCTAGTAATCATTGGCATTTTTCTAATTGTTTTAGCTCTAAGAATCTATGGTTTGAAAGATTTTCTTTTTTTCTAGTATATTAATAAGGATCTAGCTTATTGTCCATCGGTCTAACCTGTGACACAGTTTATAGTGCTATCTTAATTTATTTTTATGAAAGTTAAAATATTGTATATGTACTCATTTTTACGATACGAGATAGATGCATGTTATAATGAATTTAAAGAGATAGTAAAAGAGGGAGGAGTTTCAAATGGATAGAAATAATTTATATAATTTTAAAGAAGCAGTAGAGCAAGCTGAAAGCATCGTCTTTTTTGGAGGGGCAGGGGTATCAACGGAATCTGGGATTCCTGACTTTCGTTCTTCACAAGGTGTCTTTAATCAAGATACTGGCACGCAGTATGCTCCAGAAACAATCATTTCCCATTCATTTGCAAAGAAGCATCCAGTACTTTTTTTCAATTTTCACTTTGATAAGCTAGTTTTTCCTGATGTGGAGCCTAACCTAGCTCATACTTTCTTAGTAGAGTTGGAAAACAGTGGAAAAGAAGTAACTGTAGTAACGCAAAATATTGACGATCTTCATCAAAAGGCAGGATCCAGTCGGGTTCTTGAACTACATGGAACTGTATCCGATAATTATTGCTTGAATTGTGGCCGGCACTATGATCTTGAAACGACAATGAGTCTTAGAGATGGGCAAGGCATACCTCGTTGCACTCATGATGGCGGAATCGTTCGTCCAGCGGTAGTAATGTATGAAGAAGCCCTCGATGAAGAAGTCCTTCTAGATACAGTTGAAGCAATTAGTTATGCAGATTTAATGATTGTTGCAGGGACCTCCTTAGTAGTATATCCAGCTGCAAGTTTAGTTCAATATTTTAGAGGAACGAATTTAGTAGCGATTAATAAAACGCCAATATCTGTTCGGCAAGATGCGCTGATTTTTGAAGATTCAGTTGCAAATGTTTTTGGAGAACTACAATCTTTATTATAAAGAATTAAGTTGGATAAAGCTTAATTGGTGTTAATATATAAAGAATGCTTAATAGAACTTTTATATTAGAATTTATGTCTTGTGTAGTGATTATTTATACAAATATTGAAGATTAATTATCATATTCTATAAAATTATTTTAAAGTATAAAAAATAAGCTGTGAACCCATCATATATACACTAAAATTTAAAACCTCTTTTAATAATAAAGATTTGTTTATATCTAAGGTAAATTTATAATGTTTTTATACAGTGGCATAAATATCTTTTTTGTGCAACACGCGGTTTTTACTTGATATTAAGATAAGTTATCGGTATTATATTAAAAAGGAAGGGCATGCTGATCTACCATTTCTATTAAATTTAGTATCATCTATAATATGACCCAATAAAAGTTTGTCCTTCGGACGGCTACTTAATTAAGTAGCCGCTTTTTTATTTTTAATCAAAAGCTTTTTGTGGTAACAGTTAAAACGTAATTATTATGTAGTATTGTAATTTCACTTCAAGTCTCAATATTCTGATTAAATTATTGATTAAACTTATATTATTTTCTGAAACAAATTTTTGTAGTTAAAAGGCTACTTTTTAAAATAAGTTATTATTTAATTTGATTAATTTATGCTATGATATGTATGCAAAGTGTATTTACTTTGTTACTTTATGGGCAGAAGTGCGCTGCTAACCCAACAGATGTGTACATGTCTGAATGTTGCTCACAAATCGCACTAGAAGAGGGGATAACCCCTCTTTTTTTGTTGTAACAGCTTGATTAATTTGTCTTTTATTCGCATAAATGTAGTCTTATATTAAGTACTAAAGGTAAATCGGAAAAAAGCGATAAAAAAGAGGCTGGGACAAAAGCCTCGAAATAAAAAGGGTTAAGAAGTTAGTTTTCACTAATTTCTTAACCCTTTTACTTAAAATTAGGTATTAAAAAAGCACCCTGTTATAATATTAGTAACCACACTAAAGATTAAGAGGTGCTTCTTATGTACATACAATATAACATGAATCAAACAGCACTTCCACTAGAATTATCTGCATGTATCGTTCCAGATCATATTGTATTTTCAATCTATAATTTTATTGAATCTTTGGATGAAAAATGCTTTGAAAGCTTCAGTACGCAGGACGGTCATCCTGCCTATCATCCAAAGCCTTTAATCATGGCGCTTCTATATGCTTATAGTAAAGGCGTATTTAGCGGAAGAAAAATAGAGGAACTGATGGTTGAAAATTTACCAATGCAGTGGTTAGTCGCTCAACAAATTATTAGCTATCGAACGATTAATCGCTTCCGTTCTTCAGAAAATTGCAGATGTTTTTTAGAAAATTTATTCGTTGAGTTTACCACTCAGTTAAAGTTAGAGAAATTAATTCATTTAGAAAATTGCTTTATAGACGGAACTAAAATTGAGGCGAATGCCAATAAATATTCTTTTGTTTGGAAAAAGGCAACTGAAAAATATGCAGAACGATTAAAAACGACTTCACGTGAATACTACTTTAATGAAATTCAACCGATGGTTGATGCTGGCATCCAATATGATGAAAATTTAGATCTAGAAGAAACGATGCTTCAAGAGATATCTAAAGTTCTTAGGGAAGAATCGATATACTCACTGAAGACATTGAGGAATCTCCTGTAAAAGGGCCAGATCAACGTAAACAAGAACGTCGTCGTTTGAAAAAAACATTACCGTAAAGTGAGTCAAGATTTTCTCCCCCGCAAACAAAGGTATGCCAAACAGTTTGAAACGTTTAACGGAAGAAATAGCTATTCAAAAACAGATCCTGATGCGACGTTCATGCGAATGAAAGATGATCATATGATGCATGGGTAATTGAAAGCTGGATACAATATCCAAGTAGCGACTGAAAACCAATTTGTCCTTCATTATGATATTTTTCACAATCCGACGGATACGCAGACTTTACAACCCTTTGTTGAAAGTTTTCCTAATCCACCGAAATGCATTGTAGCTGATGCTGGTTATGGTAGCGAAGAAAACCTTACTTATTTAGATAACCACAAAATTAACCATTTGATTAAATATAATCGGTTTGATAAAGAACAGAAAAAGAAACATAAAAAATCAGCTAAAAATATGGATAATTGGAGTTACGATAAGCAAAGTAATACTTTTACACATCCTGACGGCACGGTTTATTTCTTTAGTCATCTCCAAAAACGAAAAAATAAAATGAGTGGTTATATTTCTGAAGTTCAGGTTTATAAGCCTTTGGATACAGAAAATGCGCCGCAAAAGGCGCTTTACTATAATAAAAACTATCAGGAATTAAAAAATATAGAAACCCAGAAGCTTTTATCTGAAGAAGGGTCTAAGCTCTTTTCCAAACGGAAAATTGACGTTGAACCAGTTTTTGGTCAGATAAAAGCTATTTTAGGGTTTACTCGATTTAACCTCAGAGGAAAAACAAGGGTTAAAACTGATGTTGGATTGGCCTTTATGGCCAATAATTTGAAAAAATATAGCAAAATAAAAGCAATAAAATAAGAGGATCTACAAATCACGATTAAGTAATTTATAGATCCTCTTTTAGTTTTAGAGTTCGCAGACTTTTGTCCCAGACTCTTAATATATAAACTCTAATTAGTAGGGACATTAAACTAATGTACTTGTGGACTATTTTTATTTTCTTCGCTTTATGTTATAAAAAAATTATGTAAAAGAATCTATCATATTAGTTATTTAATATAAATTAATTCTAAAGGTATTTAGAGACAATATAATCTGTTTGTCGATCTGCACCAACATAGAAATCATGCTGTCCGATCCTTTTAAATCCCATTTTCGAATAGAAATTTAGAGCAGGCTGATTATGTTCCCACACTCCTAGCCATATACAATCCCTGTTTAGATATTTTGTCAAGTCATGAATAAATTTCATCATTTTCCTGCCGTAACCATGTCTTTTAAAGCCTTTACGAATATAGAAACGTTCAATCTCAAGGCAATTGTCGCCTATGTGCTCTGTCTGACTATTTCCAATGTTAATTTTAAAATAACCTATAATTTCTTCCTCCTCTTTAAGTAAGTAGAAATTAACATCGGGGGTTTCTAGTTCTTTTTGTAATTTATCAATATTATATGCTTTTTCTAGATAGTTTTGTAAATCTTCTTCACTGCTAGCATAGCCAAAAGTATCGGAAAAAGTTTCTATACTAACTTCCTTTAATTGTTTTAAATCAGTTTGTAGGCAAGGTACGATTTCAGCCATAGCGATCTTATCCTTTCTATATTTCACATTATTCTATAATAATATATAAAATTTTACAAAAAATATATACTTATTAGTTTGTGTAATAGATTTTACCGTGTTATATTATCTAACAAAAAATAACACTTATAAGTTGTGTTTTTTAGTATGTTCTCTCTTATTGACTTTATAAAATAATTATCATAGAAAAAGCACCTATAAATAGGTGCTTAACATGCTGGCTATATCATAATCTTTATATCGTAGAATCATAGAAAAATCATAGATTTTCTAACGAAAACTAGCGTTTATTGGCAATTATTAGAAATTTTAAAACCTCTCAAACGCTGATTTAACAGGCTTTAGCAATTCGTAGGATGTGTTAGAAAATCTCCAACGGAGAAGGTGGGATTCGAACCCACGTGCCGGTTTCCCGACAACTTGATTTCGAGTCAAGCGCGTTACGGCCTCTTCGCTACTTCTCCCGGCTAAACTAAGTTAGCAACAAAGTATATCTTATAACGTTTTGTCCGATTTTGCAAATAAATTTTCACCAGACACGGACATCTCCCGATAAGGCTTCATATTTTCTATAAAGGTAAAGGTGTTGAAATCGTAAACAAAGTGAAAGATTTCGCAGTTGCCAATACCTGAGGCTGGCTTAGGAAGGAAATCTTTTACAAATTGGTAGATAACAGCCCCATGAGCGACCGCTAAGACTTGCTGGCTATCCTCTTTTGTCATGATGGCTTGGAGGCTATGGTTAATGCGTTGACAGACTTCGCTAGCTCTTTCACCACCATATTGACAATAGTAATCATCCGTTTTAGGTGCTGAGAGAGGTTTAGGCATGAGGTCGCGAGATTGCCCTTCTAGTGAACCAAAGCCCCATTCCTTTAAGCCGGTGACTGTTTCTGTGGGCATGGGATTAGGAATAGCGTGTTTTAGAGTCGTAATCGCCCGATCAAGTGGTGAGCTGTAGCCATGGGTAAAAGTGATTTCCCGTTCCCTTAGCATATCTCTAGCCAGCTCGGCTTGTCGGATACCTTTTTCAGTTAAAGGGGAATCACACCAGCCCTGTACGCGGTTCTCCAAATTAAATTCCGTTTCGCCGTGGCGCATGAGATATAAGTGCTTTAACATGATTAATTCCTTTCCTTTTTTAGCTTTTATTCTATCACGAATTATTAAAGCTGTGAATTTCACCCTTTGCTTTTCTGTGTTAGAATGGATAAGATTGTAAAAAGTTAAGATTAAAGGATGTAAACAATGGCGAAGAAAAAAACACCAATGATGGAGCAATACTATCAGATCAAAGATCAATATCCCGATGCCTTTTTATTTTTTAGGTTGGGTGATTTTTATGAAATGTTTGATGATGACGCCAAAAAAGCGGCGCAGATATTAGAAATTACCTTAACGAGCCGAAATCGGAATGCGGATGACCCCATTCCTATGTGCGGTGTT
This genomic stretch from Aerococcus mictus harbors:
- a CDS encoding GNAT family N-acetyltransferase, yielding MAEIVPCLQTDLKQLKEVSIETFSDTFGYASSEEDLQNYLEKAYNIDKLQKELETPDVNFYLLKEEEEIIGYFKINIGNSQTEHIGDNCLEIERFYIRKGFKRHGYGRKMMKFIHDLTKYLNRDCIWLGVWEHNQPALNFYSKMGFKRIGQHDFYVGADRQTDYIVSKYL
- a CDS encoding histidine phosphatase family protein, producing MLKHLYLMRHGETEFNLENRVQGWCDSPLTEKGIRQAELARDMLREREITFTHGYSSPLDRAITTLKHAIPNPMPTETVTGLKEWGFGSLEGQSRDLMPKPLSAPKTDDYYCQYGGERASEVCQRINHSLQAIMTKEDSQQVLAVAHGAVIYQFVKDFLPKPASGIGNCEIFHFVYDFNTFTFIENMKPYREMSVSGENLFAKSDKTL
- a CDS encoding NAD-dependent protein deacylase, encoding MDRNNLYNFKEAVEQAESIVFFGGAGVSTESGIPDFRSSQGVFNQDTGTQYAPETIISHSFAKKHPVLFFNFHFDKLVFPDVEPNLAHTFLVELENSGKEVTVVTQNIDDLHQKAGSSRVLELHGTVSDNYCLNCGRHYDLETTMSLRDGQGIPRCTHDGGIVRPAVVMYEEALDEEVLLDTVEAISYADLMIVAGTSLVVYPAASLVQYFRGTNLVAINKTPISVRQDALIFEDSVANVFGELQSLL